A genome region from Setaria italica strain Yugu1 chromosome III, Setaria_italica_v2.0, whole genome shotgun sequence includes the following:
- the LOC101770402 gene encoding uncharacterized protein LOC101770402, whose product MLTRLSQTRTLDLLVRHINTTLLTCRAIIPDSRTPTSRQQQPPLMQQRHHGLQGPRPATLKVTNSKAADLQAKTRRRPPVQQQARQPVIIYVESPKVVHAHPGEFKSVVQRLTGAPPPPSASSAMPPPPLQFPFQLYGQLPLVASSLSATTAAPPASPLPADDAAGGVRSGLGFFISDDQLISPAAFLYDHQSMVANPLVVPPSLGACYRHGHVFVNQLQ is encoded by the coding sequence ATGCTTACCAGATTAAGCCAGACACGCACCCTTGATTTGCTTGTTCGTCACATCAATACCACACTACTTACTTGTAGAGCTATTATCCCGGATTCCCGGACACccaccagcaggcagcagcagcctccATTGATGCAGCAGCGCCACCACGGGCTGCAGGGCCCCCGCCCGGCTACGCTCAAGGTCACCAACAGCAAGGCTGCGGACCTGCAGGCAaagacgaggcggcggccgccggtgcAGCAGCAGGCGCGGCAGCCGGTGATCATCTACGTGGAGTCACCCAAAGTCGTGCACGCGCACCCCGGCGAGTTCAAGTCCGTCGTGCAGCGCCTCACcggcgcaccgccgccgccttcagCGTCATCCGCTATGCCGCCTCCACCGCTGCAGTTCCCGTTCCAGTTGTACGGGCAGCTGCCGTTGGTGGCGAGCTCCCtgtcggcgacgacggcggccccgccggcctcccctCTGCCTGCTGATgatgcggccggcggcgtcagAAGCGGCCTCGGCTTCTTCATCAGTGACGATCAGCTGATAAGCCCGGCGGCGTTCCTCTACGATCACCAGAGCATGGTGGCGAATCCACTTGTTGTGCCGCCGTCTCTTGGCGCGTGCTATCGTCACGGGCATGTCTTCGTCAACCAGCTGCAGTGA
- the LOC101772242 gene encoding E3 ubiquitin-protein ligase PUB23 has protein sequence MEEETQPKVEVPCYFLCPISLQMMRDPVTLPSGITYDRDGIERWLLTAGTCPLTKQPVPADCEPTPNHTLRRLIQSWSALHAAAGVERVPTPKPPIDRARVAELVSRIAATSRTTAPQELLAALRELRDVVAESERNRKLVAAVPAAVDVLATVFVASAATKAESVAVCDEALEIISSLQLSEQCLARVIFETNEALVDALVSVLQRSNTASRAHAALILQNVTAAMSPSRLVSLPEQVFGEVVQLIRDEVSKAATKAALHVLVGTTSWGRNRVKAVDAGAVPVLVDILLDAPQRRACELALGALDRLCGCAEGRAALLAHGAGVATVGWKAFRVSDVATDKAVRVLRSVARHAATPAVVQEMAHTGVVGTLCAVALSEYCAERTRERARETLRRHARAWRTSPCLHHHLQAMYPC, from the coding sequence ATGGAGGAGGAGACGCAGCCGAAGGTGGAGGTGCCTTGCTACTTCTTGTGCCCCATCTCCCTGCAGATGATGCGCGACCCCGTGACTCTCCCCAGCGGCATCACCTACGATCGCGACGGCATCGAGCGGTGGCTGCTCACCGCCGGCACCTGCCCGCTCACCAAGCAGCCCGTGCCGGCCGACTGCGAGCCCACGCCCAACCACACGCTGCGCCGCCTCATCCAGTCGTGGAGCGcgctccacgccgccgcgggcgtCGAGCGCGTCCCGACGCCCAAGCCCCCCATCGACCGCGCCCGTGTCGCCGAGCTGGTCTCGCGGATCGCCGCCACCAGCAGGACAACGGCGCCGCAAgagctcctcgccgcgctgcgCGAGCTCAGGGACGTGGTGGCCGAGAGCGAGAGGAACCGgaagctcgtcgccgccgtccccgccgcggTGGACGTTTTGGCGACCGTGTTCGTCGCGTCGGCGGCGACAAAGGCGGAAAGCGTTGCCGTCTGTGACGAGGCGCTCGAGATCATCTCCTCGCTCCAGCTCTCGGAACAGTGCCTGGCCCGTGTCATCTTCGAGACGAACGAGGCGCTCGTCGATGCGCTCGTCTCCGTTCTGCAGCGATCCAACACGGCGTCCAGGGCGCACGCGGCGCTGATTCTCCAGAACGTGACGGCCGCCATGTCGCCGAGCAGGCTCGTGTCCCTGCCGGAGCAGGTGTTCGGGGAGGTGGTGCAGCTGATCCGCGACGAGGTATCCAAGGCTGCGACCAAGGCGGCGCTGCACGTGCTCGTGGGCACGACGTCGTGGGGCCGCAACCGCGTCAAGGCGGTGGACGCCGGCGCGGTGCCGGTGCTCGTGGACATACTCCTGGACGCGCCGCAGCGGCGCGCGTGCGAGCTGGCGCTGGGCGCGCTGGACAGGCTGTGCGGGTGCGCGGAGGGTCGCGCCGCGCTGTTGGCGCACGGCGCCGGCGTGGCGACCGTCGGCTGGAAGGCCTTTAGGGTGTCGGACGTGGCCACCGACAAGGCGGTGCGGGTGCTGCGGTCGGTGGCGAGGCACGCGGCCACgccggcggtggtgcaggagaTGGCGCACACCGGCGTCGTGGGAACGCTCTGCGCGGTGGCGCTGTCGGAGTACTGCGCCGAGAGGACGAGGGAGCGGGCACGGGAGACGCTCCGGCGGCATGCCAGGGCCTGGAGGACCTCGCCTTGCCTGCATCACCACCTCCAGGCCATGTACCCTTGCTAA
- the LOC101772643 gene encoding pentatricopeptide repeat-containing protein At4g13650, which produces MHDHLAALLRSGGGGGRRAQSVHGAAIKLGCIASTFLCNNILLAYLRHPVPVDARKLFDEMPRRNVVSWSVLISGSARLGALAEAFALFSDMLRGAGRGNWERPDSFVLGGLAAGCAHARDISAGAQVHACAVKFGVDEDESVAAALVDMYAKCGWVDLSWRAFTLAPQRSVVSWTSMIACLVNQGSYGYHDTALVLFKKMLVLKVWPTNATFSCILKVFDVPELLPVGMQVHGCLLKMGTEVDTALGSALMTMYGRCGGVDEIARLASRIRHDSFSRTSLLGAYARNGYNVEAVGVFREMIVENMTIDQSAMTSLLQVCSSIGHLRMAREVHCYALKTFFMLDTVLLNATITVYSRCGDITAAETVFNLMGKKDIISWTALLTCYAQNGLAQEVLVFFREMLRRGLGSPVFCITGVLRACSTTSNLAAGLQIHSRALKLGIDDDTSVENALVTLYASCGSVQIAWKIFNSMSNRGIISWNSLLTSFSQHGNEVAAIQLFDMMQEAGVCPDDFTFAGLLSSCSRMGHVSQGCVYFKQMKEKYNMEPKMVHYTCMVDLFARAGRFSDAMDFIDAMPCEPDQIVWEALLASCKVHGNVELGRIAARKILEIRPEDPSPYIILSSIHASVDMWDEKAWNRSVFDTQRARKNVGRSWIGAQELSENIFDALQVGVT; this is translated from the coding sequence ATGCACGACcacctcgccgccctcctccgcagcggcggcggcggtggccgccgcgcGCAATCCGTTCATGGCGCGGCCATCAAGCTCGGATGCATTGCCTCCACCTTCCTCTGCAACAACATCCTCCTTGCCTACCTCCGCCACCCCGTCCCCGTGGACGCCCGCAagctgttcgacgaaatgccgcGCCGCAACGTCGTGTCCTGGTCCGTCCTCATCTCCGGCTCCGCCCGCCTCGGAGCCCTCGCGGAGGCGTTTGCTCTGTTCTCCGACATGCTCCGCGGTGCGGGGCGGGGAAACTGGGAGCGCCCGGACTCGTTCGTGCTCGGGGGCCTGGCCGCCGGGTGCGCCCACGCAAGAGACATTTCCGCGGGCGCGCAGGTGCACGCCTGTGCGGTCAAGTTTGGCGTCGACGAGGACGAGAGCGTTGCGGCGGCATTGGTGGACATGTACGCCAAGTGCGGCTGGGTGGACTTGTCATGGCGGGCATTCACGTTGGCGCCGCAGCGAAGTGTAGTGAGCTGGACGAGCATGATTGCCTGTCTGGTCAACCAAGGTTCGTATGGTTACCATGATACTGCGCTTGTGCTGTTCAAGAAAATGCTGGTACTGAAGGTTTGGCCTACCAATGCGACGTTTTCTTGCATCCTCAAGGTGTTTGATGTGCCTGAGTTGCTACCTGTTGGAATGCAAGTTCATGGCTGCTTGCTGAAGATGGGGACCGAAGTAGACACTGCTTTAGGGAGCGCCCTGATGACAATGTATGGCAGATGTGGCGGAGTTGATGAGATAGCTAGGTTGGCTTCTCGTATAAGGCATGATTCATTTTCAAGGACTTCCCTGCTTGGAGCGTATGCACGGAATGGATACAATGTGGAGGCCGTTGGGGTTTTCAGGGAGATGATAGTGGAAAATATGACAATCGACCAGTCTGCTATGACTAGTTTGCTGCAGGTCTGTTCATCCATTGGACACCTGAGAATGGCTAGGGAGGTACATTGTTATGCTTTAAAAACTTTCTTCATGTTGGATACTGTACTGCTGAATGCTACCATCACTGTTTATAGCAGATGTGGTGATATCACTGCTGCTGAAACGGTATTTAATCTAATGGGAAAAAAGGACATCATATCATGGACAGCATTGTTAACCTGCTATGCTCAAAACGGTCTTGCTCAAGAGGTACTCGTGTTCTTTAGGGAGATGCTTCGGAGAGGGTTAGGATCTCCAGTATTTTGCATCACTGGTGTGCTACGAGCCTGTTCTACCACCTCAAATCTTGCTGCTGGGTTGCAAATCCATTCAAGGGCTCTGAAGCTAGGTATCGATGATGATACTTCTGTGGAGAATGCACTTGTCACCCTGTATGCCAGTTGTGGAAGTGTTCAGATTGCATGGAAGATATTTAACTCAATGAGCAATAGAGGCATCATCTCGTGGAATTCACTACTCACAAGTTTTTCACAGCATGGCAATGAGGTTGCAGCCATTCAGCTATTTGATATGATGCAAGAAGCGGGGGTCTGCCCTGACGATTTCACTTTTGCTGGCCTGCTGTCATCTTGCAGCCGGATGGGCCATGTATCACAGGGTTGTGTGTACTTCAAacaaatgaaggaaaaatacaACATGGAGCCCAAGATGGTGCATTATACCTGCATGGTTGATCTATTTGCTCGTGCTGGAAGATTCTCTGATGCAATGGACTTCATTGATGCCATGCCTTGTGAACCAGACCAAATAGTGTGGGAAGCTTTGTTAGCTTCATGTAAGGTTCATGGTAATGTGGAGTTAGGAAGAATAGCAGCTAGGAAGATTCTAGAAATTAGACCAGAGGATCCTTCACCGTACATTATATTGTCAAGCATTCATGCTTCGGTTGACATGTGGGATGAGAAAGCCTGGAACCGCAGTGTGTTTGATACCCAGCGAGCAAGAAAGAATGTTGGTCGTAGTTGGATTGGTGCACAAGAATTATCAGAGAATATTTTTGATGCGTTACAAGTTGGAGTAACATAA
- the LOC101773335 gene encoding E3 ubiquitin-protein ligase PUB23 has product MEEVEVPCYFLCPISLQMMRDPVTLPSGITYDRDGIERWLLTAGTCPLTKQPVPADCEPTPNHTLRRLIQSWSALHAADGVERVPTPKPPTDRARVSALVSRIGATATSRSTATQEILAALRELRDVAAESERSRKLVAAVPGAVDVLAAVFVASAATKSQSVAVCDDALEIISSLQLSEQCLARVIFEANEALVDALVSVLQRSNTASRARAALLLQNVTAAMSPSRLVSLSEQVFREVVQLIRDKVSKAATKAALHVLVGATLWGRNRVKAVDAGAVVVLVDMLLDAPERRACELALGALDRLCGCAEGRAELVAHGAGVAAVGGKAVRVSDVATDKAVRVLRSVARHAAKAAVVQEMAQTGVVGTLCAVALSEHYGERTRERAQEILRRHAMSWRTSPCLHHHLRAMYPC; this is encoded by the coding sequence atggaggaggtggaggtgcctTGCTACTTCTTGTGCCCCATCTCGCTGCAGATGATGCGCGACCCCGTGACGCTCCCCAGCGGCATCACCTACGACCGCGACGGCATCGAGCGGTGGCTCCTCACCGCCGGCACCTGCCCGCTCACCAAGCAGCCCGTGCCGGCCGACTGCGAGCCCACGCCCAACCACACGCTGCGCCGCCTCATCCAGTCCTGGAGCGCGCTCCacgccgccgacggcgtcgaGCGCGTCCCCACGCCCAAGCCCCCCACCGACCGCGCCCGTGTTTCCGCCCTGGTCTCGCGGatcggcgccaccgccaccagcagGTCAACGGCGACGCAAGAGATCCTCGCCGCGCTGCGCGAGCTCAGGGACGTGGCGGCCGAGAGCGAGCGGAGCAGGAAGCTCGTCGCTGCTGTTCCCGGCGCGGTTGACGTTTTGGCCGCTGTGTTCGTCGCGTCGGCGGCGACAAAGTCACAAAGTGTTGCCGTCTGCGACGATGCGCTCGAGATCATCTCCTCGCTCCAGCTCTCGGAGCAGTGCCTGGCCCGTGTCATCTTCGAGGCGAACGAGGCGCTCGTCGACGCGCTCGTCTCCGTTCTGCAACGATCCAACACGGCGTccagggcgcgcgcggcgctgcTTCTGCAGAACGTGACGGCCGCCATGTCGCCGAGCAGGCTCGTGTCCCTGTCGGAGCAGGTGTTCCGGGAAGTGGTGCAGCTGATCCGCGACAAAGTATCCAAGGCCGCGACCAAGGCGGCGCTGCACGTGCTCGTGGGCGCGACGTTGTGGGGCCGCAACCGCGTCAAGGCGGTGGACGCcggcgcggtggtggtgctcgTGGACATGCTCCTGGACGCGCCGGAGCGGCGCGCGTGCGAGCTGGCGCTGGGCGCGCTGGACCGGCTGTGCGGGTGCGCGGAGGGGCGCGCCGAGCTGGTGGCGCACGGCGCCGGCGTGGCGGCCGTGGGCGGGAAGGCCGTTAGGGTGTCGGACGTGGCCACCGATAAGGCGGTGCGGGTGCTGCGGTCGGTGGCGAGGCACGCGGccaaggcggcggtggtgcaggagaTGGCGCAGACCGGCGTCGTGGGCACGCTTTGCGCGGTGGCGCTGTCGGAGCACTACGGGGAGAGGACGAGGGAGCGAGCGCAGGAGATTCTCCGGCGGCATGCCATGTCGTGGAGGACCTCGCCGTgcctgcaccaccacctccgggCCATGTACCCTTGCTAA
- the LOC101773753 gene encoding LOW QUALITY PROTEIN: receptor protein kinase TMK1-like (The sequence of the model RefSeq protein was modified relative to this genomic sequence to represent the inferred CDS: deleted 1 base in 1 codon) has protein sequence MDSAAAAAPVLPLLALLLLATAAAAATHPADLAVLRDLRKSLTNPDALGWPEAGDDACGPPAWPHVSCDRDGRVDNLDLKNAGLAGTLPASFSSLTALQGLSLQGNALSGPLPSFRGMSSLRQAFLNNNDFDTIPADFFDGLTDLLDISLGNNPRLNASTGGWAPPDALATSAQQLQTLSLDNCSLSGAIPPFLGTMNSLQNLTLSYNNLSGPIPDTFNGSAIQRLWLNNQLGEAKLSGTLDVIATMTSLQELWLHGNQFTGPIPDDIAACKGLYTVRLNSNQLRGLVPPGLATLPALQELKIDNNNLLGPVPPVKAPNFTFAGNEFCAAKPGDTCAPEVMALLQFLAGVQYPTGLVDSWSGNDPCAGAASWAGVTCVQGKLTVLNLPNKGLNGTISPSLGNITTLVDVNLGGNHLTGTVPDSLTKLASLQKLDLSMNDLSGPLPTFKPSVQVNLSGNLNFNSTAAAPDAQPSNSPRSPAAHDGGAPGSHGSNAAIPGDRKKTSSAVLLGTTIPVAVSVAALISVGAVFFCKKRASTPPQGASVVVHPRDSSDPDNLAKIVVATNDGSSGTSQGNTHSGSSSLTGGVHMIEAGNFVIAVQVLRGATKNFAKENVLGHGGFGVVYKGELHDGTMIAVKRMESVAVSNKALDEFQAEIAVLTKVRHRNLVSILGYAIEGNERLLVYEYMPNGALSRHLFQWKQFGLEPLSLKKRLNIALDVARGMEYLHNLGHHRFIHRDLKSANILLGDDFRAKVSDFGLMKDAPDGNFSVATRLAGTFGYLAPEYAVTGKISTKADVFSFGVVLLELITGTTAIDDSRVGEGEETRHLAYWFCQIRKDEEKLRAAIDPTLDVTDEEIFESISVIAELAGHCTAREPSQRPDMGHAVNVLVPMVEKWKPVKDEAEDYLGIDLHLPLLQMVKSWQDAEASMTDGSILSLEDSKGSIPARPAGFAESFTSADGR, from the exons atggactccgccgccgccgccgcccccgtcctgcccctcctcgccctcctcctcctcgccacggcggcggcggcggccacgcacCCGGCCGACCTCGCCGTGCTCCGCGACCTCCGCAAGTCCCTGACCAACCCCGACGCGCTCGGGTGGCCCGAAGCCGGCGACGACGCCTGCGGGCCCCCCGCCTGGCCGCACGTCTCCTGCGACCGCGACGGCCGCGTCGACAACCTCGACCTCAAGAacgccggcctcgccggcaCCCTCCCCGCCAGCTTCTCCTCCCTCACCGCCCTCCAGGGCCTCAGCCTCCAGGGGAACGCCCTCTCCGGCCCGCTCCCCTCCTTCCGCGGCatgtccagcctccgccaagccttcctCAACAACAACGACTTCGACACCATCCCCGCCGACTTCTTCGACGGCCTCACCGACCTCCTCGACATCTCCCTCGGCAACAACCCGCGACTCAACGCCTCCACCGGGGGCTGGGCGCCCCCCGACGCCCTCGCGACCTCCGCGCAGCAGCTCCAGACACTCTCCCTCGACAACTGCAGCCTCTCCGGCGCCATCCCGCCATTCCTCGGCACCATGAACAGCCTCCAGAACCTCACCCTCTCCTACAACAACCTCTCCGGCCCCATCCCGGACACCTTCAACGGCTCCGCCATCCAGAGGCTCTGGCTCAACAACCAGCTCGGGGAAGCCAAGCTCTCCGGCACCCTTGACGTCATCGCCACCATGACCAGCCTCCAGGAGCTCTGGCTGCACGGCAACCAGTTCACCGGCCCCATC CCCGACGACATCGCCGCCTGCAAGGGCCTCTACACCGTCAGGCTCAACAGCAACCAGCTCCGAGGCCTCGTGCCTCCTGGCCTCGCCACCCTGCCCGCCCTCCAGGAGCTCAAGATCGACAACAACAATCTCTTGGGCCCCGTGCCGCCCGTCAAGGCGCCAAATTTCACCTTCGCCGGCAACGAGTTCTGCGCCGCCAAGCCAGGGGACACCTGCGCGCCGGAGGTTATGGCATTGCTTCAATTCCTCGCCGGCGTGCAGTACCCCACCGGACTCGTCGATTCCTGGTCCGGGAACGACCCCTGCGCGGGGGCGGCGAGTTGGGCCGGCGTCACCTGCGTCCAAGGCAAACTCACCGTGCTCAACCTGCCCAACAAAGGCCTCAACGGCACAATCAGCCCGAGTCTCGGCAACATCACCACGCTCGTAGACGTCAACCTCGGCGGGAACCATCTTACCGGCACAGTCCCGGACAGCCTCACCAAGCTTGCCTCGCTTCAAAAGCTCGACTTGTCCATGAATGACTTATCCGGGCCACTGCCCACCTTCAAGCCGAGTGTCCAGGTCAATCTCTCCGGTAATCTCAACTTCAATAGCACGGCAGCAGCACCGGATGCACAGCCAAGCAATTCCCCTCGTTCTCCAGCAGCACATGACGGCGGCGCACCAGGCTCACATGGCAGTAATGCAGCCATCCCGGGGGATAGGAAGAAGACCTCATCAGCTGTCTTGCTGGGCACAACCATTCCGGTTGCAGTCAGCGTGGCTGCTTTGATATCGGTGGGTGCTGTGTTCTTCTGCAAGAAAAGGGCATCAACGCCGCCACAGGGCGCCTCTGTGGTCGTCCATCCCCGTGATAGTTCCGATCCAGATAACTTGGCCAAGATTGTTGTGGCGACCAATGATGGCAGCAGCGGCACATCTCAAGGCAACACGCACAGCGGGAGCAGCAGCCTGACTGGTGGTGTTCACATGATCGAGGCTGGAAATTTCGTGATTGCAGTGCAGGTCCTCCGTGGCGCCACCAAGAATTTTGCCAAGGAGAATGTGCTTGGCCATGGGGGATTCGGTGTCGTCTACAAAGGGGAGCTGCACGATGGCACCATGATTGCGGTGAAGAGGATGGAGTCTGTGGCTGTCAGCAACAAGGCTTTGGACGAGTTCCAAGCTGAGATTGCCGTTCTAACCAAGGTCCGCCACCGCAATTTGGTGTCGATTCTGGGATACGCGATTGAAGGGAACGAGAGGCTGCTGGTCTATGAATACATGCCTAATGGGGCTTTGAGCAGGCATCTGTTCCAGTGGAAGCAGTTTGGGTTGGAGCCTCTCTCATTGAAGAAGAGGCTCAACATTGCGCTGGATGTTGCCCGCGGGATGGAATACCTGCACAACCTGGGTCATCACCGGTTCATTCACAGGGATCTTAAGTCAGCAAACATTCTACTAGGCGATGACTTCCGGGCAAAGGTGTCCGACTTTGGGCTGATGAAAGACGCTCCGGATGGGAACTTCTCTGTGGCAACCAGACTCGCTGGAACTTTTGGATACTTGGCTCCTGAGTATGCAG TGACGGGGAAAATCTCAACAAAAGCAGATGTCTTCAGCTTTGGGGTAGTGCTGCTGGAGCTGATAACAGGGACAACTGCTATTGATGACAGCCGTGTAGGTGAGGGTGAGGAAACCCGTCATCTGGCATACTGGTTCTGTCAGATAAGGAAGGATGAGGAGAAGCTGAGAGCAGCGATCGATCCCACTCTTGATGTGACCGACGAAGAAATCTTCGAGAGCATCAGCGTGATCGCAGAGCTTGCTGGACACTGCACTGCCCGGGAGCCCTCTCAGCGGCCGGACATGGGGCACGCCGTGAACGTGCTGGTCCCGATGGTGGAGAAGTGGAAGCCTGTGAAGGACGAGGCCGAGGACTACCTGGGCATCGACCTGCACCTGCCGCTGCTGCAGATGGTGAAGAGCTGGCAGGACGCAGAGGCCAGCATGACGGACGGGAGCATCCTGAGCCTGGAAGACAGCAAGGGCAGCATCCCGGCCCGGCCAGCCGGGTTTGCCGAGTCGTTCACCTCGGCGGACGGCCGGTGA